Within Celeribacter marinus, the genomic segment GTGGGGCAGCCGCAAATATCTGATGGCGTCTATTGACCAATCTTTGACCCGTATGGGTCTGGATTATGTGGATATTTTCTATTCGCACCGCTTTGACCCCGATACGCCACTTGAGGAAACCATGGGCGCGCTCGATAGCATCGTGCGTCAGGGCAAGGCGCTTTATGTCGGGATTTCGAGCTACAATTCCGACCGCACCCGCGAGGCCGTGCGCATCTTGAACGAGCTTGGCACGCCCTGCGTGATCCATCAGCCGAGCTATAACATGCTCAACCGTTGGGTCGAACATGACGGTCTAAAGGACACGCTGCATGAGTTGGGTGTCGGCTCCATCGCCTTTACGCCACTGGCGCAGGGGATGCTGACAAACAAGTACCTCAAAGGCGTGCCAGAGGGATCGCGCGCGACCCAAGGCAAGTCGCTCAAGCCAGAGTTTATCTCTGATCGTGCGGTAGAGAACCTGAACAAACTCAATGAGATCGCCGAAAATCGCGGCCAGACATTGGCGCAAATGGCCATTGCATGGGTGCTGCGTGATGGCGGCATCACCACCGCGCTGATCGGTGCGTCCAAACCGTCCCAGGTGACGGATTGCGTTGGCGCAATCGGCAATCTGGAGTTTTCGGCGGAAGAGCTCAAACTCATTGACGACTACGCCGATGAAGAAAAAATCAACCTTTGGGCCAAGTCGTCCGAATAAAGCGGAGATCCATCGTGATCCACAATCCTATCCTTGCGGGGTTCAACCCCGATCCGTCATTTTTGCGGGTCGGGGAGGACTACTATATCGCCACATCCACGTTTGAATGGTATCCGGGCGTGCAGATTTTCCATTCACGCGATCTGGTGAATTGGGATCTTGTGGCGCGGCCTCTCAACCGTGCGGCTCTCTTGGATATGCGTGGAAATCCAGATAGTTGCGGTATTTGGGCGCCCTGTTTGAGCCATGATGGGGATAGGTTCTATCTCGTTTACACAGACGTGAAACGCTATGACGGGGCGTTTAAAGATGCGCCCAACTACATCACCGCCTGCGAGACCATTGACGGTGAATGGTGCGATCCGTGGTATGTAAACTCGTCCGGTTTTGATCCCTCGCTGTTTCACGATGATGACGGGCGCAAATGGTTCATGAACATGCAATGGAACCACCGCGGCGAGGGCACAGGCGGCAACCCAAAGAATTCCTCATTCGACGGTATCTTGTTGCAAGAATGGTCGCCTGAGCGCGGGTTGTTCGGGCCTGTCAAAAATGTCTACGCGGGGACAGAGCGCGGCCTGACCGAGGCACCGCATATGTTCAAGCGCAATGGCTATTACTACCTGACCACTGCGGAGGGCGGTACGGCCTATGATCACGCGGTCACATTGGCGCGATCACGCGACATTTGGGGTCCGTATGAGGATCACCCCGACTTGTTCGTGATGTCTACCAAAGACGTTCCATTGGCGCAAAGCGCGATCCAGCGCACGGGCCACGGCCAATATGTCGAGACGCCTGATGGACAGGTTTATCATACGTTTTTGATGGGTCGCCCGATTACGGGACCGGACGGGACGGGGATGTATTGCCCGCTTGGACGTGAAACCGGCATTGAGCGTTGTGTCTGGAAAGACGATTGGCTGTATCTGGAGGCGGGCGGTCTTGTGCCGCGCGCGCAGGTTGAGGGGCTGGCCGATGTCGCCCCACGCGCGCCCAAAGATGTGGTGACCGAGTTTGCGGGCCAGACATTGCCCAGTGATTTCCAATGGCTGCGTCACCCCCATCCCGAGCGGTTGTTTCGGGTCGATAACGGGTTGCACGTGATTGGTCGTGAAAGCTTTGGGTCGTGGTTTGAAAACGCACTCGTTGCGCGCAGACAAGAACACCACGTGTGCACAGTCGAGACAACGGTCGCGTTTGATCCGGTGAGCTATCAGCAATCAGCGGGCCTGACGCATTACTATAACCGTTTCAAATTTCACAAACTTCTTGTCTCGCTTGAGCCTGACGTGGGCCGGTGTTTGCGCATTGTGTCGTGTCTGGGGGATTATCCCGATGCGGCTTTGACGTGGACACCCGACATGGTGCCGCTTGCGGATGGTCCCGTTGAGTTGCGCGCGCAGATCGACAATGCCGCGCTACAATTTGCGTGGCGACTGGGCGGTGATTGGATCAATATTGGTCCTGTTTTAGACGCATCTTTGATCTCAGACGAGGGCGGGCGCGGTGCGCATGGCTCGTTTACGGGCGCGTTTCTTGGGATGTACGTCATGGATATGACGGGGCAGGGACGTGAAGCGTTGTTTTCCCGCTTTGCTTACCTCCCCAAAGGCGCGTAAACTCTGGTTAATTGGTGTGGGCCGCTGTGTGGCCCCCACTGCCTTTGAGCGCAAGATGGAGACCCACATGTCCAATTGGACCTCACGCATCATGATCTACGATTTTGAGGAGGCCCGCGCGTTTCCTGTGTTGGAGACGGACATGCATATCGAGGCGCCGAACTGGACGCCGGATGGGTCCGCGTTGCTTGTGAACGGGGACGGGCGGTTGTTTGAGGTCGATCTGGCAGAGCCAGAATTGGCGGAGATCGACACAGGTCTGTTGATCACGCTCAACAATGATCACGGTATTTCGCCCGATGGCTCGACGCTGTTTCTGTCGGATCACACACTTGGGGCGGGGTCGCTCATTTGGACACTTGATCTTGAGAGTGATGATGATCCCGTACAAGTCACGCCAAATGCGCCGAGTTGGTGGCACGGTGTGTCCCCCGATGGCCAGACATTGGCCTACACGGCGGTGCGCAACGACACATTCGGGATTTGGACATGTCCGGTAGCGGGCGGGTCCGAGCGCTGTGTCATCGAAAGCGATCACCATTATGATGGGCCGGATTACACGCCTGACGGGGATTGGATCTGGTTCAATTCGGAGCGCTCAGGGCGTGGATCGTCGGACCTGTGGCGGGTGCGTGTCGACGGCGCACAGCCGCAACAAATGACCGACGACACACGCGTCAACTGGTTCCCGCATCCAAGCCCTGATGGCACGCGTGTTGTGTATTTATCCTATCCCGAGGGCACCAAAGGACACCCTGCCGATTTGGAGGTCGAGCTGCGTTTGATTGCGCCCGAGGGCGGGACGCCTACGACCCTCGTAAGTTTGTTTGGTGGTCAGGGTACGATCAATGTTCCCTCGTGGTCTCCTGATGGGGTCGCTTTTGCCTATGTTGAATATGCACGTAAATAACCGCCTTAGCCCCGTGTTCGCGGCGGCTTTATGTTCGATCTGTGCAAGTTTTGCATGGGCGCTTGATCTGCCTGCGCCCGCAACGGACGCGGATTTTCTACAGGCATCGCCCGCTGAAGTCGCCCTTGGCCAGTTGCTGTTTTACGATCCTGTCTTGTCGGGCAATGACAATGTTTCATGCTCCACGTGCCACCATCCAAAGTTCGGAACCTCTGACGGGCTGAGCCTTGGTCTGGGGGAGGGCGGAGTGGGGCTTGGCCCCGCGCGGGTCTTGGATCCGGACAACCCGCCTGAACACCGCGTTCCGCGCAATGCACCCGCCCTCTACAATTTGGGGGCGCATGAATACACCACGATGTTCCATGACGGTCGTGTCGAACTGGTGGACGGGGTATTGCATGTTCCTATCGAAGACCCGTTTTTTGATCAGGTGAACGGTCTGCTTGCCACACAAGCCGCGTTTCCCGTGCTGTCACCCGATGAGATGGCGGGACAGGTCAACGAGAACCCGATTTCCAAAGCGGTGCGCAAGGGCCGGTTTTCGGGAGAGGGCGGCGCATGGGATTTAATCGCCTCAAAAGTGGCGGCGATCCCTGCCTATCCCCCGTTGTTTTGGGATGCATACCCCGAAACGAAAACGCGTGATATCCGGTTTGCCGATATCTCCAACGCCATTGCAGCCTTCATCGCGGTCGAGTTTCGCGCCGACAATAGCCCGTTTGATGCGGTGTTGCGGGGCGAGGCCGCACTTGACCCTTTGGCAGCTATGGGGATGGAGTTGTTTTACGGGGATGCGGGCTGTGCGTCATGCCATAGCGGCACGTTCCAGACCGATCATCAGTTTCACGCTATGGGTCAGCCGCAGTTCGGACCGGGAAAGACCTTGCCGTTTGAGCAGGGGTTGCGCGACGAAGGACGCTACCGCGTGACGGGACACACTGAGGATATGTATGCCTTTCGCACGCCGTCCTTGCGCAATGTCACTCTCACCGCGCCTTACGGGCATACAGGGGCGTATTCGGATCTGTGGGAATTTGTGACCGCACACACTATGCCGCTGGCGGCCTTTGATGCGTGGTCGCCGGATATGGCGGTTTTGCCTGTGATGCCGGTTGACGATTGGGCCACCTTGCAAGACGCCGATGCGCAAATGGGCATTGTGGACGCGATATCGGTTGAGGACATGGCCTTGCCCGCTGAGCATATCGACGCGCTTGTGGCCTTTTTGGCGGCGCTCACGGATGAGACAACGCGGCTTGGTGTGCCTGAGACTGTTCCGTCCGGATTGCCGTTCGAGCGGTGATTAGCGCGACAGTTCGATCCAGCGCTCTAGAGGCGTGACTTCCACCCAATCGCTTTGTTCGCCATCGGGCCAGATCACCCGTACCTGCGCTTTTTCGGCCTGACCCAAGCCAAAGTGAAGCGGTACAGATTGCCCTGAGGCATGCCCGCCACCGATTGTGATCTCTTGCACCTGAAGGCCGCGATTGGTTAGGATTTCCACGGTTGCGCCCACCGCGTGGCTATTTGAACCCACCTGATACAACGACACATCGAGATAGGTTCCGGTCTCTGGTGTGGTGTTTTGGTATAGCTCCATGGGCGCGCCGCGATTGACGACAACGAGATCAAGTGCCCCATCGGCGTTCAAATCAACAAGGCCCGCGCCGCGCGATTTTTCGAGGGACGCGACGCCTGCCGCCACCGATCTCTCTGTAAACCGTCCATCGTCGCCTTGGACCAACAAGTTGTTGGGATCGCGCGCGGCGTTGGAGGGCATTTGTTCAACGTTGCCTTTTGCGATGAACAGGTCGGCATCGGTGTCGTTGTCGATATCCCCCCATGCCGCATGCCACCCCGTTGAGGCCCGCCCGTCATCGCCCACGTGCGGGCGTTGGGCATATGTGCCGATGTCATAGGGGGCGGCTATATAACTGCCATCAGCCATGCCGAACTGGAGCAATTGATCGCCCATCGAGGTCAGCACGACATCGGGTATCTCATCCCCATCAATGTCGCGTTCGGCAATGCCCATGCCCCACAACGAGACCTTTTCCCACCCGTCCTCTTCGCCCAAAAAGCGATTTAGGCCAAGGTCATAGAGCTGTTCATATCCGCCTGTGACGTAGTAGTGGCGATCATTTGACAGGCGCAGCATCGTTGCGCCGCGCGCACCTTTGGACATAAGGGCCGACAGGGTGCAAAATCCGGGGTCCAACAGGGTCTTGTCCCAGCCTGACGGCGTAGACCGGTGCAATTCGTTGCTGTCACAGGCCTCAAATGGGCCATCGGGGTTGTCGCGGTCGACGTAGTTGCCAAAGAACAAGGTGGGGCGTGTTTGGCCCGCCTCCCACGTGGCACTAAACGCGGTGGTCCAGCGGTCACCGCCATCGAAACCCCACGCGGCGGTTGCGTCCTCGAACGTACACTCCGGCCCGCCTTTGAGTAGCATATTGGCGCCCACGCGCAGCACCGCCAGATCAAGCTGTCCATCACTATCGATGTCGATGGGGTAGGCGCCCGTGACGCCCGTGATCTCGTCGAGTGCACCGCGCTCAAAGCGGAGCGCGCCCCCACGCGGCGAGCGGTTGATCATCAGGCTTGCGGGGGATGTCCCGCCGGCCGCAAACATGTCGGGTAGCCCGTCCGCATTGCAATCCAGTATCGCCACGCCGCCGCCGACAAAATGCTCCCACCCGCCGGTATACGCGTGCGGAGGTAGAGCGTCAGAGCGGTTTTGATAGCTGATTGTGGTGTCGGCATATGCGACGCAGGCCGTGAGGCATCCAAGTGCGGTTGCCGTGGTCATAAACGTCTGGCGCATCATCCCAATAGTCTCTCCGTTGCGTGGTCAAGCGCTAAAGCGCCAGCCCCTTGGGCCCAAACGAGATCCCCCCACGCGTGAATGTCCACAGGTGTGGGCGGGCGGCCCGGTTTTTGCGTAAGGTCGCGAAATTCGCTCAAGACCTCTTCTGCATAGAGGTAGTCGTAGCGCAAACGATCCCCCGACAGCAAGATGAGAGCGGGATCAAACAACGTCACGACATTGGCCAGACCCACGGCCAGATAACGCCCCGCCCGCGAAAAGATCGCTTGAGCCGCCTCGTTTCCATCTTTGGCCTGCGCAAACAGGTCTTCGAGCATTTCTGTGGGGGATGCGGTCGAGCCCACGGGGTGGGCCAGCGCGGTATGGGCCTCACGCACAAGCGCATAATCCGCCACATAGGCCTCAAGACAACCACGTTTTCCACAGCGACACAGCGCGCCGTTGATCTGGATGGTCATGTGACCAAGTTCCATACCATGCCCCGAACCGCCCCGTTGCAGTGTGTGCCCTTGGACATAGCCAATGCCCACGCCGTGTTCGATCGAAACCACGGCAAAGTTATCCAAAGCGCGCCCCGCGCCGAACCACAGCTCGGCCATCGCCAGTAAATTGGCATCGTTGTCGATCCGCACCGGAATGCCGAGGCGGTGTTGTAAAATATCGCGCAGGGGGATGTCGGGGTCCATCAGAAAGGGACACCAAATGACGTGGCCTGCATCAAAGTCGACCATACCCGGAATGCCAAGCGCAATTGCGGCGAGGGACGATTTGTCGAGATGGGCCGATGTGAGGGCAGCGGCGACAAGTTGTTCTATCTCGTCCACGATCGCATCCGTGCTGCGCCGCTCGGGTGGGGCGGGCAGGGTGGCCGCGCCAATGCGCTTTCCGGCGAGATCAAGCAGGACAGCCGAATTTCCGCGATCCGATATTTTGATGCCGATCACCGCGCTCGCGGCCCCATTTACCTCAAGCCCGACACGCGGGCGTCCGCGGGTGGTGTCTATGGTTGGGCGCGCAATCTCCGTCTCGGCAATCAAACCGCTCTCTATAAGCTCGGTGGATAAGGTGGTCACCGTGGCCGGACTGATGTCGAGATGTTTGGCAATATCAACCCGCGCAATCGTGCCGGCGGCGCGAATGGCCTCGAACAATTGCCGGCGCAGCGGCTTGGGGACCGCATTTTGGGCGCGAAACAACGGGCCACAGCCTTGGATCTCCCCCTCCAAGAGTGAGGATTTAAAGGCCGATGTGATCATTTTTAAATTTCATGCAGATAATTAAATGCTGACCACACAGTGTGATCAGCCCTCCCTGAGGGTATTTAAGTCACGGCTTAACGGGCAAATCTAGCAAAAAAGTTTCTGTAAGTTCATTATTTTATTTGGAAGCTAAATTTAAATATGCAATCCTGTGCGCGTCCGGTGGCGAGTCGAGCGTTGCGTTGTGCATGCCGTGCCATTGGATAGACATTTATTTTTTGGGAGGAAAATAATGCGTAAATCCATGCTTTTGGCAGCTACAATCGTGGCCTCTGGCCTCGTATCCACTGCCTATGCCGCCGACCTCACTGTTGGCGTGAGCTGGTCCAACTTTCAAGAAGAGCGTTGGAAAACAGACGAAGGCGCAATCAAGGCGGCTCTTGAGGCTGCTGGTGCCACTTACGTGTCCGCCGACGCACAGTCGTCTTCCGCAAAACAGCTTGCCGACATCGAGAGCCTGATTGCTCAAGGCGTCGACGCGTTGATCGTTTTGGGTCAAGACACGCAAGCCGTCATTCCCGCGGTGCAGGCCGCTGTGGACGAAGAAATCCCCGTTGTGGCCTATGACCGTCTCATTGAGGACAACCGTGCGTTCTATCTCACCTTCGACAACGTTGAAGTTGGCCGTATGCAGGCCCGTGCTGTTCTTGAGGCTCAGCCATCTGGCAACTACGTCATGATCAAAGGCTCGCCTACCGATCCAAACGCAGATTTCCTGCGCGGTGGTCAGCAAGAGATCATTCAGGCGGCTGTTGACGCAGGCGACATCACCATCGTTGGCGAAGCCTACACAGACGGTTGGTTGCCCGCGAACGCACAGCGCAACATGGAGCAGATCCTGACCGAGAACGACAACAAAGTTGACGCTGTTGTCGCCTCGAACGATGGCACCGCTGGTGGCGTTGTGGCGGCTTTGACCGCACAGGGTATGCAGGGTATTCCCGTATCCGGTCAGGACGGCGATCACGCCGCTTTGAACCGTGTGGCTGCTGGTACACAGACGGTTTCCGTATGGAAAGACGCGCGTGAGCTTGGCAAAAATGCTGCTGAAATCGCCGTGGCGCTTGCAGGCGGCACAGCTATGGACGCCGTGGATGGTGCGGTTAAGTTCACCACACCTGGTGGCACCGAGATGAACGCAATGTTCCTCGCGCCAATGCCCATCACAGCCGCAAACCTGTCTGCTGTGACAGATGCCGGTTGGATCACCGTCGAGGCTCTGTGCCAAGGCGTTGAGGCAGGTCCCGCACCTTGTAACTAAACATAAGTTGCGCCTCGTTGAGGTGCGCTAACTGAGTTGTCTCCCGCGTTCTTTTGAGCGCGGGGGACTTCACAGACGTGGGTGCCTATGTGGTGCGCCCATTGGTATGGACGGGCGGTACACCGCGCCCGATGGGGATAAGACATGGCGGATTCCGCACAGGATACCACTGCGACAAAAGGCTCAAAGGGTCTCTTTGCGCAGCTCGAATTGGACATGCGGTTGTTGGGTATGATTGGGGCATTTGTCATGCTCTGTCTGGCTTTCAACTTTGTCACGGAGGGGCGGTTTTTAACCCCTCGCAACGTATTTAACCTGACAATTCAAACCGTGTCGGTGGCTATTATGGCCACGGGCATGGTGTTTGTGATTGTCATGCGCCACATCGATCTGAGCGTGGGCGCGCTTTTGGCGCTCTGCTCGGCGATTATGGCAATGGTCCAAGCACGGTGGTTGCCCACGACCTTTGGCCTTGAAATCGGCCATCCGATGATTGCGCCTTTGGCGATGCTGTCGGGTCTGGTGTTTGGCACGCTCATTGGCGCGGTCAACGGCTGGCTTGTCGGCTATCACAACATTCCCGCCTTTATCGTGACACTGGGCGGCTTGCTCGTCTGGCGCAACGTGGGGTGGTATCTCACCGATGGGCAAACCATTGCCCCGCTTGATCAAACCTTTCTCGTCTTTGGCGGCGCAGAGGGCACATTGGGCGTCACATGGTCATGGATCGCGGGTCTGTTGGCCTCGGCGTTCACCGTGTTTTCGCTATGGAATGCGCGCCGTGCCAAGTTGCGCCATGACTTCCCCGTCAAACCCGTTTGGGCCGAAGTGACGATTGGTGTGATTGCCGTGGGGGCGATCATGGGCTTCATCGCGACCCTGAACGCCTACGATATTCCCAAAGGCAAATTGCGCCGGATGTTTGAAGCCAAGGGCATGGAATTGCCGGACGGGTTTACACAAGGGTACGGCCTGCCGATTTCGGTGCTGATCTTGATCGCCACGGCTATTGTGATGACGGTTGTGGCCAAGAAAACCCGCCTCGGGCGCTATATCTTTGCCACGGGCGGTAATCCGGACGCGGCGGAGCTTTCGGGCATCAACACGCGGCTTTTGACGGTCAAGGTTTTTGCGCTCATGGGGTTCTTGTGTGGTCTGTCGGCCATTATTGCCCAAGCGCGTTTGCAAAGCCACGCCAATGACATCGGCACGCTCGACGAGCTGCGGGTGATTGCGGCGGCGGTGATCGGCGGCACGGCCTTGTCCGGCGGGATCGGCACTATTCACGGGGCCATATTGGGTGCACTCATCATGCAGTCGCTTCAATCTGGCATGGCGATGGTCGGCGTTGACGCGCCGTTCCAAAACATTGTCGTCGGCGGCGTCCTTGTGATCGCTGTCTGGATCGACATCATTTACCGTAAACGTCTGGGGATCAAAACATGAGTGGCAACCCAAACACTGGAACGCCCTTGGTGGAGATGCGCGATATCTCCATTGCATTTGGCGGCATCAAGGCGGTGGATAACGTTTCTATCACGCTGCACGCAGGCGAAGTTGTAGGCCTGTTGGGCCACAACGGCGCGGGCAAATCCACATTGATCAAGTGCCTGTCGGGTGCCTATCACATGGATGCGGGCGAGATTTTCATCGACGGTGAAAAAGCCGAAATCCGCAACACCCGTGACGCACGCAAATACAACGTCGAGACCATCTATCAAACGCTTGCTTTGGCGGACAATCTTGACGCGTCATCGAACCTGTTTTTGGGCCGCGAATTGGTATCGCCCATGGGGTTCGTCGACGAGGGCGCAATGGAGGCGGAAACGCGGTCGATCATGGCGCGTCTCAATCCGAACTTTAAAAAGTTCTCCGATCCTGTTTCGGCGCTTTCGGGCGGGCAACGCCAATCGGTGGCCATCGCGCGCGCGGTCTATTTCAACGCACGTATCTTGATCATGGACGAGCCCACAGCGGCCCTTGGTCCCCATGAGACACAGATGGTGGCGGAGCTGATCCAAGAGTTGAAACGTCAGGGTCTCGGGATTTTCCTCATCGAGCACGATATTCACAACGTGATGAAACTGTGTGACCGCGCGATGGTGATGAAAAACGGTCAGGCCGTTGGCACGGTCAACGTCGATGAGGTCACGGATGACGACATTTTGGGCATGATCATCATGGGTAAAAAACCGGAGGCGGCATACTGATGTATATTGGTTTGGATCTTGGGACATCGGGTCTCAAGGCGATTTTAATTGACGCGGATCAGGCGATTGTGGCGGAGGCCAACGCGCCGTTGACCAACGAGCGCCCCCATGACGGATGGTCGGAGCAAAGCCCGCAAAGCTGGCTTGATGCCTGTGATGCGGTGATGGCCGCGCTCGGGGCGCAGGCGGATTTGTCGGGCGTGGCGGGCATTGGCCTATCGGGTCAGATGCACGGTGCAACGCTTTTGGATGCCTCCGACGCGGTGCTGCGCCCGTGTATTTTGTGGAATGATACGCGCTCGCACGTCGAGGCGGCACGCCTTGATGCGGACCCGAAATTTCGCGCACTCACGGGCAATATCGTCTTTCCGGGCTTTACCGCGCCGAAACTGGCGTGGGTCAAACACAACGAACCCGAGATCTTTGCAAAGGTCGCTAAAGTGTTGTTGCCCAAAGACTATTTACGCCTGTTCCTGACGGGTGACTATGTGGGCGACATGTCCGATAGCGCCGGAACCGCATGGTTTGACACGGCGAAACGCGATTGGTCCGATGACCTGTTGGCGGCCACCGATATGGACCGCTCGTTCATGCCGCGCCTTGTTGAGGGGGCGCAGGTGTCTGGCACATTGCGCGCCGAACTGGCGGCCAAATGGGGCGTGGCTGTGAGCTGCGTCATCGCGGGCGGGGGCGGTGACAACGCTGCCTCGGCCATTGGCGTGGGCGTGGTCAAGGCGGGTCAGGCGTTTGTGTCGCTTGGCACCTCTGGCGTGCTGTTCGCGGCCAATGACGGCTATCAACCCGATGCGGATCGCGGGGTTCACACCTTTTGCCACGCGCTGCCCGATACGTGGCACCAGATGGGGGTGATCCTCGCGGCGACCGATGCGCTCAACTGGTACGGGCGGTTCGTCGGACAGGGTGCAGCCGCGCTCACCTCTAACCTCGGCGCGTTGCAATCGCCCGGAAAAACACGGTTCATGCCCTATTTGGGTGGCGAGCGGACACCGCTCAACGATGCGGGCATTCGCGGCGCATTCGTCGGCTTGGAACATGCCACGGATACGGCAGCGGGGACGCGTGCCGTGCTTGAGGGCGTCACATTCGCGATCAAGGATTGCGCAGACGCTTTGGCGGCAACTGGCACCAAGATCGACCACCTTTTGGCGGTCGGCGGCGGGTCGAATTCCGACTACTGGGTTGAGGCGATTGCCACGGCTCTGGATTGCCCCGTTCATTTGCCTGTTTCGGGCGATTTCGGCGGCGCGTTCGGCGCGGCGCGGCTTGGCCAAATGGCGGCCATAGGCGGCGGGGCCGAATTGGCGACCGCACCCACAATCGAGAAAACCATTGAGCCGAATGGCGCGCTAACACAGGCGTTCGCGGACGGGTTCGAACGTTACAAATCAGCACAAATTGCGATTAAGGGACTGACATGACAGACTTTTTCAAAGGCATTCCACAGGTTAAATTCGAAGGCGCGGATAGCGACAACGAGTTTGCATTCAAACACTACAACCCTGACGAAGTGATCATGGGCAAGCGCATGGAAGACCACCTGCGGTTCTCCATCGCCTATTGGCACTCGTTTGCCTATGAGGGCGGTGATCCGTTCGGCGGGCGCACGTTTGAGCGGCCGTGGTTCGATGGCGGCATTGAAAACGCCAAACTGAAGGCCGACGTTGCGTTCGAGATGTACGACATCTTGCAAGCGCCGTTCTTTGCGTTTCACGATCTCGATGTGCGTCCAGAGGGCAAGGATTTCGCGGAGAGCACGCGCAACCTCGAAGAGATCGTCGATTACTTTGCGCTTAAAATGGAAAGCTCCAAGACCAAGCTGTTGTGGGGCACGGCCAACCTGTTCACGCATCGCCGTTTCATGGCGGGCGCGGCCACCAACCCTGATCCCGATGTGTTTGCCTACTCGGCGGCGACGATCAAATCGTGCATGGATGCTACGATCAAATTGGGCGGTCAGAACTATGTGCTTTGGGGCGGCCGCGAGGGCTATGAGACACTGCTCAACACCGACCTGACCAAAGAGGCCGACCACGCCGCGCGGATGTTGGAAATGGTCGTCAACTACAAGCACAAGATGGGCTGGGACGGTCAGATTTTGATCGAGCCAAAACCCCAAGAACCATCCAAGCATCAGTACGATTATGATGTTGCCACCGTGTACGGGTTCCTCAAACGCTACGGCCTTGAGAACGAGGTCAAACTCAACCTTGAGCAGGGTCACGCGATTTTGGCGGGTCACTCGTTTGAACACGAATTGGCTGTGGCGCGCTCCTTGGGCATGCTTGGGTCGATCGACATGAATCGCAACGATTACCAATCAGGTTGGGACACCGACCAGTTCCCCAACAACGTGCCAGAAGTGGCCTTGGCCTATTACGAAGTGCTGAGCGCGGGCGGGTTTACCAAAGGCGGCACCAACTTTGATAGCCGCATTCGCCGTCAATCCCTCGACGCCGAAGATCTGATTCTGTCGCACGTTGGGGGCATGGACATCTGTGCGCGCGGCCTCAAAGCGGCGGCAGCGATGCTTGAGGATGGCAAGTTGGAAGCGGCGCGTGATGCGCGTTATGCCGATTGGGACAGCGCGGCATCCAAGGCCATGCTCGAGAGTGATCTCGAAAGCATTCAGGCCCGCGTTTTGGCCGATGGTGTCAATCCAGAGCCACGTTCAGGCCGCCAAGAGCGTCTCGAGAATCTTGTGAACTCCTACATGTAAGTCATTCAAAACGTTTTGAAATAAGAAAAGGGCGGGGAGTGTTCCCCGCCCTTTTTCGTGTGATGCATCCATAGGCGTATCTTAGAGTTTGACCAAAGCCCCACGGTGCAAAACCACCTGCGCCGAGAGCGCCATACCGGCCCGCAACGCCTCGGTTAGATCCGCGCCCTTCATACGGGCGGTCAAAAAGCCCGCGTTGAAACTGTCGCCTGCGGCTGTGCTGTCGACCGGTTGGACGGGATCTGGGTGCAATGTGAACCCGCCTTCGCCTTTGGACCACGCATAAAGCTCGTCGGCGCCGTTTTTGACGATCACCGTATGG encodes:
- a CDS encoding ATP-binding cassette domain-containing protein; this encodes MSGNPNTGTPLVEMRDISIAFGGIKAVDNVSITLHAGEVVGLLGHNGAGKSTLIKCLSGAYHMDAGEIFIDGEKAEIRNTRDARKYNVETIYQTLALADNLDASSNLFLGRELVSPMGFVDEGAMEAETRSIMARLNPNFKKFSDPVSALSGGQRQSVAIARAVYFNARILIMDEPTAALGPHETQMVAELIQELKRQGLGIFLIEHDIHNVMKLCDRAMVMKNGQAVGTVNVDEVTDDDILGMIIMGKKPEAAY
- a CDS encoding ROK family transcriptional regulator → MITSAFKSSLLEGEIQGCGPLFRAQNAVPKPLRRQLFEAIRAAGTIARVDIAKHLDISPATVTTLSTELIESGLIAETEIARPTIDTTRGRPRVGLEVNGAASAVIGIKISDRGNSAVLLDLAGKRIGAATLPAPPERRSTDAIVDEIEQLVAAALTSAHLDKSSLAAIALGIPGMVDFDAGHVIWCPFLMDPDIPLRDILQHRLGIPVRIDNDANLLAMAELWFGAGRALDNFAVVSIEHGVGIGYVQGHTLQRGGSGHGMELGHMTIQINGALCRCGKRGCLEAYVADYALVREAHTALAHPVGSTASPTEMLEDLFAQAKDGNEAAQAIFSRAGRYLAVGLANVVTLFDPALILLSGDRLRYDYLYAEEVLSEFRDLTQKPGRPPTPVDIHAWGDLVWAQGAGALALDHATERLLG
- a CDS encoding sugar ABC transporter permease, which translates into the protein MADSAQDTTATKGSKGLFAQLELDMRLLGMIGAFVMLCLAFNFVTEGRFLTPRNVFNLTIQTVSVAIMATGMVFVIVMRHIDLSVGALLALCSAIMAMVQARWLPTTFGLEIGHPMIAPLAMLSGLVFGTLIGAVNGWLVGYHNIPAFIVTLGGLLVWRNVGWYLTDGQTIAPLDQTFLVFGGAEGTLGVTWSWIAGLLASAFTVFSLWNARRAKLRHDFPVKPVWAEVTIGVIAVGAIMGFIATLNAYDIPKGKLRRMFEAKGMELPDGFTQGYGLPISVLILIATAIVMTVVAKKTRLGRYIFATGGNPDAAELSGINTRLLTVKVFALMGFLCGLSAIIAQARLQSHANDIGTLDELRVIAAAVIGGTALSGGIGTIHGAILGALIMQSLQSGMAMVGVDAPFQNIVVGGVLVIAVWIDIIYRKRLGIKT
- a CDS encoding CRTAC1 family protein codes for the protein MRQTFMTTATALGCLTACVAYADTTISYQNRSDALPPHAYTGGWEHFVGGGVAILDCNADGLPDMFAAGGTSPASLMINRSPRGGALRFERGALDEITGVTGAYPIDIDSDGQLDLAVLRVGANMLLKGGPECTFEDATAAWGFDGGDRWTTAFSATWEAGQTRPTLFFGNYVDRDNPDGPFEACDSNELHRSTPSGWDKTLLDPGFCTLSALMSKGARGATMLRLSNDRHYYVTGGYEQLYDLGLNRFLGEEDGWEKVSLWGMGIAERDIDGDEIPDVVLTSMGDQLLQFGMADGSYIAAPYDIGTYAQRPHVGDDGRASTGWHAAWGDIDNDTDADLFIAKGNVEQMPSNAARDPNNLLVQGDDGRFTERSVAAGVASLEKSRGAGLVDLNADGALDLVVVNRGAPMELYQNTTPETGTYLDVSLYQVGSNSHAVGATVEILTNRGLQVQEITIGGGHASGQSVPLHFGLGQAEKAQVRVIWPDGEQSDWVEVTPLERWIELSR
- the xylF gene encoding D-xylose ABC transporter substrate-binding protein gives rise to the protein MRKSMLLAATIVASGLVSTAYAADLTVGVSWSNFQEERWKTDEGAIKAALEAAGATYVSADAQSSSAKQLADIESLIAQGVDALIVLGQDTQAVIPAVQAAVDEEIPVVAYDRLIEDNRAFYLTFDNVEVGRMQARAVLEAQPSGNYVMIKGSPTDPNADFLRGGQQEIIQAAVDAGDITIVGEAYTDGWLPANAQRNMEQILTENDNKVDAVVASNDGTAGGVVAALTAQGMQGIPVSGQDGDHAALNRVAAGTQTVSVWKDARELGKNAAEIAVALAGGTAMDAVDGAVKFTTPGGTEMNAMFLAPMPITAANLSAVTDAGWITVEALCQGVEAGPAPCN